The following are from one region of the Salmo trutta chromosome 22, fSalTru1.1, whole genome shotgun sequence genome:
- the LOC115158170 gene encoding tax1-binding protein 3, translating into MKGAKNDFRPLSYLQPGRNTKVSETMSFIPGQPVTAVVQRIEIRKLRQGEHLILGFSIGGGIDQDPGQNPFSEDKSDKGIYVTRVTPEGPAEVAGLMMGDKVMQVNGWDMTMVTHDQARKRLTKKNEDVVRLLVTRKSLEQAVKHSMM; encoded by the exons ATGAAAGGAGCAAAAAACGACTTTAGACCGTTGAGTTATTTGCAACCGGGGAGAAACACAAAAGTGTCTGAAACAATGTCTTTCATCCCAGGACAACCAGTTACTGCTGTTGTG CAACGGATAGAAATCCGCAAACTCCGCCAGGGTGAACATTTGATCCTGGGTTTCAGCATTGGAGGAGGAATAGACCAAGACCCTGGTCAGAACCCCTTCTCTGAAGACAAGTCAGACAAG GGCATCTATGTGACACGGGTGACACCAGAGGGACCAGCAGAAGTTGCAGGCTTGATGATGGGAGACAAAGTAATGCAG GTAAATGGATGGGATATGACCATGGTGACACACGATCAGGCACGCAAACGGCTGACGAAGAAGAACGAAGATGTCGTGCGGCTACTGGTGACCAGGAAATCGCTGGAGCAGGCTGTCAAACATTCTATGATGTAA